Part of the Planococcus plakortidis genome is shown below.
TCGAAAAAAGTATTAGTATTGGGCGAAACGCGTGAAGGCGCTTTGCGCAACGTATCATTTGAAGCAATTGCCGCAGCCAAGAAAATTTCAGGCGGCGGGGAAATCGTCGCTGTCCTGCTTGGGGAAGCGGTGAGCGAATTCGGCAACGAATTGGTAGCGTACGGCGCAGACCGTGTCATCACAGTGGAGCACCCACACTTGAAATCCTATACATCCGATGGCTACGGCCAGGCATTCATGGCGGTCGTCGACCAGGAGCAGCCGGAAGCGATCGTCTTCGGCCACACTGCGGTCGGCAAGGACTTGTCGCCGAAAATTGCCTCGAAATTGCAAACGGGCTTGATCTCCGATGTGACGGATATCGAAGGGGAGGGCGATGACGCTGTCTTCATCCGCCCGATCTATTCCGGTAAAGCTTTCGAAAAAGTGAAACTGAAAGAAGACGGCGTTCTCTTCGTTACCGTGCGCCCGAACAACATCGCGCCGCTTGAGCGCGAAGAGCGTTCCGGCGACGTATCGAGCTTGTCGGTCGATATCACGAACTTGCGCACGATCATCAAAAATGTGGTCCGCAAATCCGCAGAAGGCGTCGACCTTTCCGAAGCGAAAGTCATCATCGCAGGCGGGCGCGGCGTCAAGAGCAAGGAAGGATTCGAGCCATTGCAGGAATTGGCTGACCTTCTCGGCGGTGCAGTCGGAGCTTCACGCGGCGCGTGCGACGCAGATTACTGCGATTATTCCTTGCAGATCGGCCAGACAGGGAAAGTCGTTACACCTGATCTCTACATCGCAGCAGGAATTTCCGGCGCGATCCAGCACATGGCCGGGATGTCCAATTCCAAGGTCATCGTGGCGATCAACAAAGACCCTGAAGCGAACATCTTCAAAGTGGCAGACTACGGAATCGTCGGGGACCTATTCGACGTCATCCCATTGCTCACGGAAGAATTCAAGAAAGTGATGTAATCACGACAGCCCGCAATTTAGCGGGCTGTTTTTATTCTGCAACTCGAGATGGAGCGGAAGGGGCCGACTCCTGCAGATAAAGTGGGTTTGAGAGACCCCGGAATGAGCGTAGCGAATGAGGAGGCTCGATGCCCACTCCGCGGAAAGCGTGCCCCTGCAGCGGAATCTCCTGGTCTTTAATTACATTGACTGCATCAAACCGAGGCAGTTTAACGGAAACAACAGCCGGGTATGGAAGGACTAGGCAAATAAATAGCTAGCGTAAATCACGTCTGCTATAATCGAAATATAGTTTGGTTATCACTTAAGGAGGAATTATACATGGCAATCGTTAAAGGTACAGACCAGAATTTCAAACAGGAAGTTTCAGAAGGACTCGTATTGGTAGACTTTTGGGCAGCATGGTGCGGGCCTTGTAAAATGATCGCTCCAGTTCTTGAAGAACTCGATGCGGATATGGACGATAAAGTGAAAATCGTGAAATTGGATGTTGATGAAAACCAACAGACAGCTAGCGAATACGGCATCATGTCCATCCCGACACTTCTTTTGATGAAAAACGGCGAAACAGTCGATAAAGTAGTCGGCTTCCGTCCGAAAGAAGCTTTGGCTGAATTGGTTGAAAAACACGCATAATTCCAAAACCGGGTCCCATTCGTGGAACCCGGTTTTTTAAATAGGGTGAGGAAATGAAAAATGAAATGATTCAACATAAATTGGCAGTTTTGCCGGACCAGCCAGGCTGCTATTTGATGAAGGACCGGCAAGGGACGGTCATCTATGTAGGCAAGGCGAAAGTGTTGAAGAACCGTGTGCGTTCCTATTTCACAGGCAGCCACGACACGAAAACACAGCGCCTTGTCAATGAAATCGAGGATTTTGAATACATCGTCACGTCTTCCGACAAAGAAGCATTGATCCTTGAATTGAACTTGATCAAAAAGCATGATCCGAAATACAATATTCGCCTGAAAGACAATAAGACCTATCCGTATTTGAAAATCACGGGCGAACGCCATCCGAAATTGGTCATCACGAGACAGGTCAAAAAAGACAAAGGGAAATATTTTGGCCCTTATCCGAACGCCTACGCGGCAAGTGAGACAAAAAAGCTGCTAGACCGTTTGTATCCACTCCGCAAATGCCATACAATGCCGGACCGCGTCTGCCTGTATTACCATCTCGGCCAATGCCTTGCGCCTTGCGTGAAGCCGGTGGAAAAAGATACGTACAGGGAAATGATCGACGGCATCAGCCGATTCCTGAACGGCGGCTTCCGCGAAGTGAAGCAGGAGCTGACCGAAAAGATGAGCGAGGCGGCGGAGAATCTGGAGTTCGAACGGGCGAAAGAATACCGAGACCAGATCAGCCATATCGAATCGGTCATGGAAAAACAGAAAATGGCCATGAATGATTTTACCAACCGCGACGTCTTTGCCTACGCTGTCGACAAGGGCTGGATGTGCGTACAGGTATTTTTCGTGCGGCAGGGAAAGCTGATCGAGCGCGAAGTGTCGATGTTCCCGTTGTACCGCGACCCGGAAGAGGAATTCTTGACCTTCCTCGGCCAGTTCTATGAAAAGCCGGATCACATCAAACCGAATGAAATCCTGCTTCCGGAAGCGGAAGATGAAGTATTCCTGAAAGAATGGCTCGGCGCGAAAGTGCTTGTCCCGCAGCGCGGCAAGAAAAAAGATTTGGTACAACTCGCGCAAAAAAACGCGGAAATCGCCATCAAAGAAAAGTTCCAGCTGCTCGAGCGCCAGGAAGAACGGACGGTCGGTGCCTGCAATGAACTGGGCGATGCGATGAACATCCACACGCCGCTGCGCATCGAAGCATTCGATAATTCCCATATCCAAGGGGCGGATGCCGTATCGGCGATGGTCGTCTTCGTCGACGGCAAGCCATCGAAGAAGGATTACCGGAAATACAAGACACGTTCCGCGGAAAAACCGGATGACTATGCGGCGATGCGTGAAGTGGTCCGCAGGCGTTACAGCCGTGTGTTGAAGGATGGATTGCCGCTGCCCGACTTGATCATCATCGATGGGGGCAAAGGCCAGATCGAAGCGGCACGTGAAATCGTTGAAGACGAACTCGGGCTCGATATCCCGATTGCGGGCCTTGCAAAAGATGCCAAGCACCAAACGTCTCAACTTTTGTACGGCAGCCCGATCGAAATGGTGGAACTCAAACGCACAAGTGAAGCATTTTATTTATTGCAGCGCATCCAAGACGAAGTCCACCGTTTTGTCATCACATTCCACCGCCAATTGCGCGGCAAGAATTCGATTCAATCGGCGTTGGATGGGCTCCAAGGCGTCGGCCCGAAACGCAAGCAGCAATTGCTCAAGCATTTCGGGTCCGTCCGGAAAATCAAGGAAGCGACAGCTGGCGAAATCCAAGAAGCGGGGATCCCCGAGAAGCTGGCAGCTGAAATCGAACGGCATTTCAAGGAACAGCCGTTGCAACAGGAATAACTTCATGGTATTGTAATAACACAATTGAATCACTTGTAAAAAGTGATGATAGAGGAGCGGACGTCAATAGTAAGCATTCCGAGATTTGCAGAATCTGTGAAGGATGCCGAAAGGGACGCCCGCCGAAGTTTACGCGCACTGCTTGCGCGTATGCTGGTCCTGCATTTAAGAGATGCAGGGCTGTCAGAGTTTGACTCTGGAGGGCTATCTCACATGGACGCTTGAAATCGTACATGAGAAGAGAGGTAGCTTGCCGGGCAATCGGCAAGTTGCCTCTTTTTTATTGAGGGCCACTTACTTTAAGTGGGAGTGAAGAGAATGACAACAATCGTAATGAAATTCGGGGGGACGTCCGTGGCGTCCCCGGAGAAAATCGTGGGCGTGGCAAAGCGTGCCATCCGTGAAAAACAGCAAGGCAAGCGCGTCGTCATCGTGGTGTCGGCGATGGGCAAAACGACGGACACGCTGCTCGGCCTCGCCGGGGAGATTTCCGCCGAGCCGCCTAAGCGTGAAATGGACATGCTGCTCGCGACAGGGGAACAAGTGACCATCTCGCTATTGGCGATGGCATTTAAAGAACTCGGCCATGATGCCTTGAGTTTCACGGGATGGCAGGCGGGCATCGAAACGGAATCCGTCCCGCGCAATGCTCGTATCGAGACGATCCATACGCAGCGCTTGGAAGAGGCGCTCGATCTCGGCTTGTTCTGCGTAGTCGCAGGTTTCCAAGGCGTCGACAAGAACGGCAACATCACGACGCTCGGCCGCGGCGGATCCGATACGACTGCGGTAGCGCTGGCGGCTGCTTTGGGCGCTGAGAAGTGCGAGATCTACACGGATGTCGACGGGGTCTACACGTCCGACCCGCGTTATGTTACAGGCGCGCGCAAGCTCGAACAGATTTCATACGACGAAATGCTCGAACTGGCGAACCTCGGAGCGGGAGTCCTTCATCCGCGAGCCGTGGAATTCGCCAAAAACAACCAAGTGCCCCTCTCTGTGCGGGCCAGCTACTCGGATGAACCGGGGACTATCATACAAGAGGTGATCACTGTGGAAAAAAATCTTATCGTGCGTGGTGTGGCATTCGAAAACGACATCGCCCGCATCACTGTCAGTTACACCAAGCCGTTTAATGGGTCGCTTGCCAATATATTCACGGTCTTGGCGGACCAGCTGATCGATGTCGACATCATCGTCCAAAGCATCAGTGAGGAGTTTCCGCCGTCCGTCTCGTTCTCGATCAAGGAAGACAGCCTGGCAGAAGCGCAGCGCGTGTTGTCGAAAGCGCAGGAGCAGATCGGCTACAACGCCCTCGATATCGAAACCGGCTTGGCGAAAGTATCGATCGTCGGCTCCGGCATGGTGTCGAATCCCGGCGTCGCAGCGAAGATGTTCGACATACTCCGCGGGCAGAACGTGCCTGTGAAAATGGTCAGCACATCCGAAATCAAAGTGTCTGTCGTCGTGCCGGCGAGTGAGATGGAACGCTCGGCAAATGCGCTCCACGATGCATACGGCCTGACGCCAGCGACAGTACAGTAAGCAAAAGCCCTGCTGGGTGGTGCGTCCTGAAAGTTGGCATTTTAGCCTGACCTTCAGGAAGCGCTACACTTGGCAGGGCTTTTATAAGTTTCCGAAAGTTTGTGTAAAAATTCACAATTTGTTCAAATTTGAAATCTTGCCATTATGGCCCTATATTTGCTCATAAAAGCTCGGAACAGATGCCTGTATCCCGCTTGTTTTAAAATAAAAATATAGCTTTTCGTGAATTCTTTCCTATTTAATATCCCAAAACGCCTTCCAAAAGCCCGGACAGTATGCGCCCAAAAAGCTTTCCTTGCCTTGACGCTCCCAAAAGTGGGGAGTACAATAAATATGTCATATTCTTGTACATGATGCTTGCAGTATCGCAGAGATATTTTCCTGATATAGGAAAGTTTTGCGGTGCCAACTAAAGTTTTTGAGGGGGGTAAAATTTTTGGATAACAATCGTGAATTTTTAATGCGCAGGCTGCACTCTTTACTCGGGGTCATTCCAATCGGTTTGTTCTTGACGCAGCATTTGATCGTCAACCATTTCGCTACGCAAGGCGTGGAAGCGTTTAACCAAGCTGCCCACTTCTTGGCAAATCTCCCATTCGTCATCTTCCTGGAGATTTTCGTCATCTACTTGCCGCTCATGTATCATGCTTTCTACGGATTATACATAGCGTTCACAGCGAAAAACAACCCGGGGCATTACAGCTACATGCGCAACATCCTGTTTGTTGCACAGCGTTACACCGGGGTTTTCCTTGTGGTCTTTATCGCATGGCACGTGTTTGAGACAAGGTTCCAAGTTGCGATTGGTGCAGCAGAGGCAGATTTCAACATGATGGAAAACATCCTGTCGAATCCGTTCATGTTCGCCTTCTACGTATTGGGTGTCCTGTCCGCGACGTTCCACTTGGCGAACGGATTGTGGTCTTTCTTTGTGACGTGGGGAATCACGGTTTCGGAGAAAGCACAGCGCTACTCAACTTACTTCACACTTCTAGTCTTTATTGTATTATCGATCATTGGTATCAGAGCATTGTTTGCATTCATTTAAGGATGTCCCAAACATTGGTGAATTAAAAGAGGAGTGAACACTACAATGGCGAAAGGCAAAATTTCTATCGTCGGTGGGGGCCTAGCAGGTCTAATGGCAGCGATCAAAGTTGCCGAAGCAGGGTCACCTGCCGACCTATTTTCCATCGTTCCCGTTAAACGCTCCCACTCTGTGTGCGCACAGGGCGGCATTAACGGTGCGGTGAATACAAAAGGTGAAGGGGATTCACCGGACATTCACTTTGATGACACCGTTTACGGCGGTGATTTCCTGGCGAACCAAAAGCCGGTCAAAGCGATGGCGGATGCAGCACCTGGCATCATCCGTTTGCTCGACCGCATGGGCGTCATGTTCAACCGGACGCCGGAAGGTCTTCTTGACTTCCGCCGTTTCGGCGGCACGATGCACCACAGAACGGCTTTTGCCGGTGCTACCACTGGCCAGCAATTGCTATATGCACTCGATGAGCAAGTCCGCCGCTATGAAGTGGCTGGGCTCATCACGAAATACGAAGGCTGGGAATTCCTTGGCCTGGTTCTTGACGATAACGGCGTGTCCCGCGGAATCACTGCACAGAACTTGACGACGATGGAGATCAAATCGTTCCGTTCGGATGCGGTCATCATGGCAACCGGCGGACCGGGGATCATCTTCGGAAAATCCACGAACTCTGTCATCAACACAGGATCTGCAGCATCGATCGTTTATCAGCAAGGCGCATACTATGCGAACGGCGAATTCATCCAAATCCACCCGACAGCGATCCCTGGCGACGACAAGCTCCGCTTGATGTCAGAATCTGCACGCGGTGAAGGCGGACGGATCTGGACGTATAAAGACGGCAAGCCTTGGTACTTCCTCGAGGAAAAATATCCGGCTTACGGAAATCTCGTGCCACGTGATATCGCGACTCGCGAAATCTTCGATGTGTGCGTTAACCAGAAGCTCGGCATCAACGGCGAGAACATGGTGTACTTGGACCTTTCCCATAAGGATTCAAAAGAACTCGACATCAAACTGGGCGGGATCATCGAAATCTATGAGAAATTCACAGGTGACGACCCTCGCAAAGTACCGATGAAAATCTTCCCGGCTGTCCATTATTCAATGGGCGGGCTATGGGTCGACGATCATCAAATGACAAGCATCCCTGGCGTTCTTGCAGCTGGTGAGTGCGATTACTCGCAGCACGGCGCAAACCGTCTTGGCGCAAACTCGCTATTGTCTGCCATCTATGGCGGAATGGTTGCAGGGCCGTACGCTTTGGATTATGTCAAAGGCTTGGACGTCCTGGCCGAAGATCTTCCAAACGATATTTACGAGAAGCACGAAGCTGAAGAGCAGCGTAAATGGGAAGAGATCCTGGCATTGGATGGAACTGAAAATGCCTACATCCTGCATAAAGAGCTTGGCGAATGGATGACGGACAACGTGACGGTCGTGCGCTATAACGATCGCCTCGAAGAAACGGACCGCAAAATCCAGGAGCTTCTCGAACGCTTCAACCACATCAGCATGACGGATACGCAACTTTGGAGCAACCAAGGGGCTATGTTTACACGCCAGCTGAAAAATATGCTACATTTAGCACGTGTCATCACGCTTGGCGCATTGAAACGCAACGAAAGCCGCGGTGCTCATTACAAGCCGGAATTCCCGGAACGTAATGACGAGGAATTCCTTAAGACGACAATGGCGAAATTCAACGGTTACGATGAGCCGATCTTCCATTATGAAGATGTCGACACTTCTTTGATCCCGCCACGCAAACGCGATTATTCCGCGAAAGCATAGTAATAAAGAAGGGAGCTAATTTACCATGGGTGAAGCAGCAAAAACGGTTATTTTTGAAATCGAACGCCGCAATTCCACAGACGAAAATTCGTACTGGGAAAAGTTCGAATTACCATATCGCGCCAATATGAACGTCATTTCCGCATTGATGGAAATCCGGCGCAACCCGGTCAACATGGACGGGAAGAAAACGACGCCAGTCAACTGGGACATGAACTGCCTGGAGGAAGTATGTGGCGCATGTTCAATGGTCATCAACGGCAAAGCGCGCCAGTCGTGCACAGCTCTTGTCGACCAGCTGGAACAGCCAATCCGCCTTCAGCCGATGAAGACATTCCCGGTCGTCCGCGACTTGATCGTAGACCGCAGCCGCATGTTCGATTCGTTGAAAAAAGTCAAAGCGTGGGTGCCGATCGACGGTACGCATGACCTTGGCGAAGGTCCGCGTATGCCTGAGCGCAAACGCCAATGGGCTTATGAATTGTCTAAATGCATGACGTGCGGCGTATGCCTCGAGGCGTGCCCGAACGTCAACGACAAATCCGACTTCATCGGTGCGGCTCCGCTTTCCCAAGTCCGCTTGATGAACGCGCATCCAACAGGTGCCATGAACCGTGACGAGCGTTTGAACGCGATCATGGGTGAAGGCGGCCTTGCGGATTGCGGTAACTCCCAGAACTGCGTGGAATCTTGCCCGAAAGGCATTCCTTTGACGACTTCCATCGCAGCTTTGAACCGCGACACGAACATCCAAATGTTCCGCAACTTCTTCGGAAGCGATCACATGGTCGACTGATCCACACTCCGCCTTTTAGGCGGAGTTTTTTTGTTTCACCTGAAAATGCCCAAGCTTGGCTGAAACTGATGTTCTTTGCGCGAGTTTTTGCTATACTTACAAAATGAGTAACATATACAGGGGGAACTGGAATGAGAGCGTCTTACATAGAGGATTTAAACAAATGGCAGGAAGGCTTTTCGTTTTATGCACCGGTGCACGTGCGATTTTCAGAGACGGATATGTTCGGCCATGTCAACAACACGGTCCCGATCGCCTATTTCGAGTATGCGCGGATCGAGTTCATGAAAGAGATCGGCTTGATGCAAAGATGGCTCTCCAAGGACAGCGATTTGATTCCCGTCGTGGCGGATATGCAAGTCGATTTCGTCCGGCAGGTATTCTTCGACGAACAATTGAAGATTTATGTCAAAGTGGATACGATCGGGAATTCTTCCGCAGATGTCCATTATTGGGCAGTGAACGATGAGCAGGAGACGTGTTTCACCGGCAGGGGCGCAATCGTCCAAATCTCCAAAACTAGCGGCAAAGGCCATCCATGGAGCGATGCGGAGAAGGTGATGTTGCGGAGCGGGAGTTTGGCTTCCTCCGGCAAATGAAGCAATCCTTGCCTTATTGGGACGAAAGCGTCATTATGGAAAAAATACCAGTAGCTAGGGAGTGAACCAAGTCCATGACTGAAGACAACTCAAACCGCCGCCACGACTTGGAGCGTGTGGCATTTATGGAAAAGGAATTGCGTTACATATCGGGGATCATCAAACAGAAAGGCCGCGAAATCCTGAATTCGTATACCATTACGCCGCCGCAGTTCGTGGCGCTTCAATGGCTGTTCGAACATGGCGACATGACCATCGGCGACTTGTCGAACAAAATGTTCTTGGCGTTCAGCACGACGACCGACCTGGTTGACCGGATGGAAAAGAACGATTTGGTCGTCCGTATCCGCGAAGAGCAGGACCGCCGTGTGGTGCGCATTAAATTATTGGAAGAGGGCGAGCGGATCATCGAAGAAGTGATCAAGAAGCGCCAGGATTATTTAGAGGCAGTACTCGAAGACTTCAGCGAAGAGGAAGTCGAGCAATTTTCAAGCTTGTTGGAGAAAATGCATATCAACATGAAATAGGAGCGGGGCTATGACATTGAATGCGCCAATCGGAGTCATCGATTCGGGCGTCGGGGGGTTGACCGTCGCCAAGGAAATCATGGAACTTTTGCCAAACGAAAAAATCTGTTACATCGGCGACAATGCACGCTGCCCTTATGGCCCGAGACCCCTTGCGGAAGTTAGGCGCTATACGTGGCAAATGGCAGAAGCGCTCATGAAAATGAATATCAAGATGCTGGTCATCGCCTGCAATACGGCAACGGCGGCAGCGCTCAATTCCTTGCAGAAGAGATTGCCGATCCCGGTCATCGGCGTCATTTTTCCGGGAGCCCGCGCTGCCATCAAGTCTTCTTCGACGAAGAAAATCGCGGTGCTCGGCACGGCAGGGACCGTAAAAAGCGGAGCGTACGAAAAAGCGCTCAAGTCGCTCGTCTCAGCGTCGGATGTCATCCAATTGGCATGCCCGCGTTTTGTCCCGCTCGTTGAAAGTGATGAGTACGAAGGGGAGTTCGCCCGGCGCATGGTGGCGGAAACCTTATCGGCAATCAAATCCAAGGAGTTCGACACCGCCATTCTCGGATGTACCCATTATCCGTTGTTACAGCGCTTTATCGAGCAGGAACTCGGTGATACGGTGACGGTGCTGTCGTCGGCCCAGGAGACGGCTAAGGATGTATCGCGCCACTTGAGCTATCAGGATAAATTTGCGGACCGCCGCAAACCGCCCGTCCATCAATTTTATACGTCCGGTTCGACGGAGATTTTCCGCACGATCATACGAAAGTGGCTTGCCATCGACGATCCGTGCATCCGTTCGATCAAGTTCCCGAAAACCTGACGGCCTAGCCGCCGGGTTTTTGTCGTCAAAGCAGAATTATGGTAAGATTTTTTGAGTACATGAGGAGG
Proteins encoded:
- a CDS encoding electron transfer flavoprotein subunit alpha/FixB family protein — encoded protein: MSKKVLVLGETREGALRNVSFEAIAAAKKISGGGEIVAVLLGEAVSEFGNELVAYGADRVITVEHPHLKSYTSDGYGQAFMAVVDQEQPEAIVFGHTAVGKDLSPKIASKLQTGLISDVTDIEGEGDDAVFIRPIYSGKAFEKVKLKEDGVLFVTVRPNNIAPLEREERSGDVSSLSVDITNLRTIIKNVVRKSAEGVDLSEAKVIIAGGRGVKSKEGFEPLQELADLLGGAVGASRGACDADYCDYSLQIGQTGKVVTPDLYIAAGISGAIQHMAGMSNSKVIVAINKDPEANIFKVADYGIVGDLFDVIPLLTEEFKKVM
- the trxA gene encoding thioredoxin, with amino-acid sequence MAIVKGTDQNFKQEVSEGLVLVDFWAAWCGPCKMIAPVLEELDADMDDKVKIVKLDVDENQQTASEYGIMSIPTLLLMKNGETVDKVVGFRPKEALAELVEKHA
- the uvrC gene encoding excinuclease ABC subunit UvrC; amino-acid sequence: MKNEMIQHKLAVLPDQPGCYLMKDRQGTVIYVGKAKVLKNRVRSYFTGSHDTKTQRLVNEIEDFEYIVTSSDKEALILELNLIKKHDPKYNIRLKDNKTYPYLKITGERHPKLVITRQVKKDKGKYFGPYPNAYAASETKKLLDRLYPLRKCHTMPDRVCLYYHLGQCLAPCVKPVEKDTYREMIDGISRFLNGGFREVKQELTEKMSEAAENLEFERAKEYRDQISHIESVMEKQKMAMNDFTNRDVFAYAVDKGWMCVQVFFVRQGKLIEREVSMFPLYRDPEEEFLTFLGQFYEKPDHIKPNEILLPEAEDEVFLKEWLGAKVLVPQRGKKKDLVQLAQKNAEIAIKEKFQLLERQEERTVGACNELGDAMNIHTPLRIEAFDNSHIQGADAVSAMVVFVDGKPSKKDYRKYKTRSAEKPDDYAAMREVVRRRYSRVLKDGLPLPDLIIIDGGKGQIEAAREIVEDELGLDIPIAGLAKDAKHQTSQLLYGSPIEMVELKRTSEAFYLLQRIQDEVHRFVITFHRQLRGKNSIQSALDGLQGVGPKRKQQLLKHFGSVRKIKEATAGEIQEAGIPEKLAAEIERHFKEQPLQQE
- a CDS encoding aspartate kinase, encoding MTTIVMKFGGTSVASPEKIVGVAKRAIREKQQGKRVVIVVSAMGKTTDTLLGLAGEISAEPPKREMDMLLATGEQVTISLLAMAFKELGHDALSFTGWQAGIETESVPRNARIETIHTQRLEEALDLGLFCVVAGFQGVDKNGNITTLGRGGSDTTAVALAAALGAEKCEIYTDVDGVYTSDPRYVTGARKLEQISYDEMLELANLGAGVLHPRAVEFAKNNQVPLSVRASYSDEPGTIIQEVITVEKNLIVRGVAFENDIARITVSYTKPFNGSLANIFTVLADQLIDVDIIVQSISEEFPPSVSFSIKEDSLAEAQRVLSKAQEQIGYNALDIETGLAKVSIVGSGMVSNPGVAAKMFDILRGQNVPVKMVSTSEIKVSVVVPASEMERSANALHDAYGLTPATVQ
- a CDS encoding succinate dehydrogenase cytochrome b558 subunit yields the protein MDNNREFLMRRLHSLLGVIPIGLFLTQHLIVNHFATQGVEAFNQAAHFLANLPFVIFLEIFVIYLPLMYHAFYGLYIAFTAKNNPGHYSYMRNILFVAQRYTGVFLVVFIAWHVFETRFQVAIGAAEADFNMMENILSNPFMFAFYVLGVLSATFHLANGLWSFFVTWGITVSEKAQRYSTYFTLLVFIVLSIIGIRALFAFI
- the sdhA gene encoding succinate dehydrogenase flavoprotein subunit, translated to MAKGKISIVGGGLAGLMAAIKVAEAGSPADLFSIVPVKRSHSVCAQGGINGAVNTKGEGDSPDIHFDDTVYGGDFLANQKPVKAMADAAPGIIRLLDRMGVMFNRTPEGLLDFRRFGGTMHHRTAFAGATTGQQLLYALDEQVRRYEVAGLITKYEGWEFLGLVLDDNGVSRGITAQNLTTMEIKSFRSDAVIMATGGPGIIFGKSTNSVINTGSAASIVYQQGAYYANGEFIQIHPTAIPGDDKLRLMSESARGEGGRIWTYKDGKPWYFLEEKYPAYGNLVPRDIATREIFDVCVNQKLGINGENMVYLDLSHKDSKELDIKLGGIIEIYEKFTGDDPRKVPMKIFPAVHYSMGGLWVDDHQMTSIPGVLAAGECDYSQHGANRLGANSLLSAIYGGMVAGPYALDYVKGLDVLAEDLPNDIYEKHEAEEQRKWEEILALDGTENAYILHKELGEWMTDNVTVVRYNDRLEETDRKIQELLERFNHISMTDTQLWSNQGAMFTRQLKNMLHLARVITLGALKRNESRGAHYKPEFPERNDEEFLKTTMAKFNGYDEPIFHYEDVDTSLIPPRKRDYSAKA
- the sdhB gene encoding succinate dehydrogenase iron-sulfur subunit — its product is MGEAAKTVIFEIERRNSTDENSYWEKFELPYRANMNVISALMEIRRNPVNMDGKKTTPVNWDMNCLEEVCGACSMVINGKARQSCTALVDQLEQPIRLQPMKTFPVVRDLIVDRSRMFDSLKKVKAWVPIDGTHDLGEGPRMPERKRQWAYELSKCMTCGVCLEACPNVNDKSDFIGAAPLSQVRLMNAHPTGAMNRDERLNAIMGEGGLADCGNSQNCVESCPKGIPLTTSIAALNRDTNIQMFRNFFGSDHMVD
- a CDS encoding acyl-CoA thioesterase; this translates as MRASYIEDLNKWQEGFSFYAPVHVRFSETDMFGHVNNTVPIAYFEYARIEFMKEIGLMQRWLSKDSDLIPVVADMQVDFVRQVFFDEQLKIYVKVDTIGNSSADVHYWAVNDEQETCFTGRGAIVQISKTSGKGHPWSDAEKVMLRSGSLASSGK
- a CDS encoding MarR family winged helix-turn-helix transcriptional regulator; protein product: MTEDNSNRRHDLERVAFMEKELRYISGIIKQKGREILNSYTITPPQFVALQWLFEHGDMTIGDLSNKMFLAFSTTTDLVDRMEKNDLVVRIREEQDRRVVRIKLLEEGERIIEEVIKKRQDYLEAVLEDFSEEEVEQFSSLLEKMHINMK
- the racE gene encoding glutamate racemase, encoding MNAPIGVIDSGVGGLTVAKEIMELLPNEKICYIGDNARCPYGPRPLAEVRRYTWQMAEALMKMNIKMLVIACNTATAAALNSLQKRLPIPVIGVIFPGARAAIKSSSTKKIAVLGTAGTVKSGAYEKALKSLVSASDVIQLACPRFVPLVESDEYEGEFARRMVAETLSAIKSKEFDTAILGCTHYPLLQRFIEQELGDTVTVLSSAQETAKDVSRHLSYQDKFADRRKPPVHQFYTSGSTEIFRTIIRKWLAIDDPCIRSIKFPKT